Proteins from a genomic interval of Trifolium pratense cultivar HEN17-A07 linkage group LG6, ARS_RC_1.1, whole genome shotgun sequence:
- the LOC123888488 gene encoding transcription termination factor MTEF1, chloroplastic: MFFIHSLHHPQTISSYSHPQSPNIITPNHYPNRNGYIKFRTNYRENLRYLKSLTIINPNTKPSKLPLPDAVNHILTIVTFLKSHSFSDADIPRLVHYSPHLFTTAVSPTDISPVFTFLTTDLLATVEDSRGLILRCPNLLFSDPNHFLKPTLQFLKEIGVNNLNKPTNRNAHLLNTRVEKLRVRVRFMEEVVGFTEEEAKRSCARLPAILGYDLENNLWPKFVYLVKEMERDLEELKKFPQYFGFSLEKRIVPRHLHLKERGVRIPLNRMLMWGDEKFYAKWK, encoded by the coding sequence atgTTCTTCATTCATTCTCTTCACCATCCCCAAACTATTTCTTCATATTCACACCCCCAATCACCAAACATTATCACCCCAAACCATTACCCTAACAGAAACGGTTACATCAAGTTCCGAACTAACTACCGTGAAAATCTCCGTTACCTAAAATCGTTAACCATAATCAACCCCAACACCAAACCCAGCAAACTCCCACTCCCTGACGCCGTCAACCACATCCTCACCATCGTCACATTCCTCAAATCTCACTCCTTCTCCGACGCCGACATCCCCCGTCTCGTCCACTACTCTCCGCATCTCTTCACCACCGCAGTCTCTCCTACCGACATCTCCCCTGTCTTCACTTTCCTCACCACCGACCTCCTAGCCACTGTTGAAGACTCTCGCGGCCTCATCCTCCGTTGTCCTAACCTCCTCTTCAGCGACCCTAACCACTTCCTAAAACCGACTCTCCAATTCCTCAAGGAAATCGGAGTTAATAACCTGAACAAACCAACGAACCGGAATGCACATTTGTTGAACACGCGCGTGGAGAAGCTCCGCGTGAGGGTGAGGTTTATGGAGGAGGTGGTGGGGTTTACGGAGGAGGAAGCAAAGAGATCGTGTGCAAGGTTGCCGGCCATATTGGGATATGATTTGGAGAATAACTTGTGGCCGAAGTTTGTGTATTTGGTGAAAGAGATGGAGAGGGATTTGGAAGAGTTGAAGAAGTTTCCTCAGTATTTTGGGTTTAGTTTGGAGAAGAGAATTGTTCCAAGGCATTTGCATTTGAAGGAAAGAGGTGTTAGGATTCCTTTGAATAGAATGTTGATGTGGGGTGATGAAAAATTCTATGCAAAGTGGAAGTGA